CTTCCGCTCGATCGGCTTCGACGTGGCCGACGGCCCCGAGATCGAGAACGACTGGACCAATTTCACCGCCTTGAACAGCCCGGAAAACCACCCGGCGCGTTCGATGCAGGATACCTTCTATATCGAGGGCAACGACAGCACCGGCAAGCCGCTGCTGCTGCGCACCCATACCAGTCCGATGCAGGTACGCTACGCGCGCACGCATACGCCGCCGATCAAGGTGATCGCGCCGGGCCGCACCTATCGCGTCGACAGCGACGCCACCCATTCGCCGATGTTCCACCAGGTCGAAGGCCTGTGGATCGGCGAAGACATCAGCTTTGCCGACCTGAAGGGCGTGTACCTGAACTTCGTCAAGGCCTTCTTCGAGACCGACGACCTGCAGGTGCGCTTCCGTCCATCCTACTTCCCGTTCACCGAGCCGTCGGCCGAGATCGACATCGCCTTCGGTTCCGGTCCATTGAAGGGGCGCTGGCTGGAAGTCTCGGGCGCCGGCCAGGTGCACCCGACCGTGGTGCGCAATTTCGGCCTGGATCCCGAACGCTTCATCGGCTTCGCGTTCGGTTCCGGCCTGGAGCGCCTGGCGATGCTGCGCTACGGCATCAACGACCTGCGCCTGTTCTATGAAGGCGACCTGCGCTTCCTGAAGCAGTTCAATTAAGCGTCGAGAACAACAAGAAAACCGACAAGTCCACGCAGCGACAAGGCAAACGATTATGCAATTCTCTGAAAACTGGCTCCGTTCCATGGTCGATCCGAAGATGAATTCGGACGAACTGGCCCACCTGCTCACCATGTCCGGCCTCGAAGTCGAGGAAGTCGAGGCGGTCGCGCCGCCGTTCTCGAACGTGGTGGTGGCCGAGGTCAAGGAAGTGGCCAAGCACCCCAACGCCGACCGCCTCAACGTGTGCCAAGTCGACGTCGGCAGCGGCACGCTGCTCAACATCGTGTGCGGTGCGCCCAACGTGCGCGCCGGCATGAAGGCGATCTGCGCCAAGGCCGGCGCCGTGCTGCCGCCGGGCGCCGACGGCAAGCCCTTCGAAATCAAGGTCGGCAAGCTGCGCGGCGTCGAGTCGCAAGGCATGATGTGCTCGGCGAAGGAACTCAAGATTTCGGAAGAAAGCGCCGGCCTGATGGAACTGCCGGAAGAC
The genomic region above belongs to Massilia forsythiae and contains:
- the pheS gene encoding phenylalanine--tRNA ligase subunit alpha; this encodes MDPHAQPALEQLVAAAQLDFGAAQDAAALENAKAKYLGKTGQVTDLMKGLGKLDPDQRKAQGALINAAKEKIETALSARRDDLANAQLLARLNAESIDVTLPGRGRSTGGIHPVMRTWERVEQIFRSIGFDVADGPEIENDWTNFTALNSPENHPARSMQDTFYIEGNDSTGKPLLLRTHTSPMQVRYARTHTPPIKVIAPGRTYRVDSDATHSPMFHQVEGLWIGEDISFADLKGVYLNFVKAFFETDDLQVRFRPSYFPFTEPSAEIDIAFGSGPLKGRWLEVSGAGQVHPTVVRNFGLDPERFIGFAFGSGLERLAMLRYGINDLRLFYEGDLRFLKQFN